A genomic region of Candidatus Methylomirabilis tolerans contains the following coding sequences:
- a CDS encoding metallophosphoesterase — translation MPVLLLRSTLFGMLIASQLYLFVRGDRALRQSRWSPRRQKLLRHALKGFFVSIFIIYITFLSRWVKADHPSPLILYALIYPTAIWSFGSLFSALLLLLAKLSGYCARWLRSRGAEQTEASESPPDLSRRMFLQTSLGALAATPILISGYGASYASNGWEVEEVRLSLRSPHPFDPPLKVVQVSDIHSGLFMTPVQMRHYAEAIRQLEPDLFVLTGDFISNSAADLPPCIEEIAQVESRYGSFAVLGNHEHWYGESDKIIAAFESAGISMLHNAHRVLETDRGPIAIAGIDDLRDGRPNLSRALDGLNPALPTILLSHRPEIFPRAAVRNIALTLSGHYHGGQVKVNVLGLSISPAHLLSPYPEGLYRLRNSHLYVNRGLGTTGTPVRVNARPEITLFHLT, via the coding sequence ATGCCGGTTCTGTTGCTTCGGTCGACCCTCTTTGGGATGCTGATCGCATCTCAGCTCTATCTCTTTGTGAGAGGCGATCGGGCGTTGCGACAATCCCGATGGAGCCCACGGCGCCAAAAGCTGCTCCGGCATGCCCTGAAGGGATTCTTCGTCTCGATCTTCATCATTTATATCACTTTTCTGTCCCGATGGGTCAAGGCGGATCATCCCTCTCCGTTAATCCTGTATGCGCTGATCTATCCGACCGCCATCTGGAGCTTCGGATCGCTGTTCTCGGCACTGTTGCTGCTCTTGGCTAAACTGAGCGGCTATTGCGCCAGATGGCTCCGTTCCAGGGGTGCCGAGCAGACTGAAGCGTCCGAGTCGCCGCCTGACCTCTCGCGCAGGATGTTTCTACAAACCTCACTGGGCGCGCTGGCCGCAACTCCCATCTTGATCTCCGGCTATGGGGCATCCTATGCAAGCAATGGATGGGAGGTTGAGGAGGTACGTCTTTCACTCCGCTCCCCCCATCCTTTTGATCCCCCGCTGAAGGTGGTCCAGGTCTCCGACATCCACTCCGGCCTCTTTATGACTCCCGTCCAGATGCGTCATTATGCCGAGGCGATCCGGCAGCTTGAGCCTGACCTATTCGTACTCACGGGAGATTTCATCTCCAACTCGGCAGCCGACTTGCCCCCCTGTATCGAGGAAATCGCACAAGTGGAGAGCCGATATGGGAGTTTCGCCGTCCTTGGAAATCATGAACATTGGTATGGGGAGTCCGATAAGATCATCGCGGCCTTTGAAAGCGCGGGCATCTCAATGCTACACAATGCCCATCGGGTCTTGGAGACCGATCGCGGTCCCATTGCCATTGCAGGCATCGACGATCTGCGCGACGGCCGGCCCAATCTTAGCCGAGCGCTGGATGGCCTGAATCCGGCGCTTCCAACAATTCTACTGTCTCATCGTCCCGAGATCTTTCCGCGAGCTGCCGTTCGCAACATCGCACTCACCTTATCCGGCCATTACCATGGGGGACAGGTCAAAGTGAATGTGCTCGGGCTGAGCATCAGCCCAGCTCACCTGCTGAGCCCTTACCCCGAAGGTCTATACCGTCTCAGGAATTCCCACCTGTATGTCAACCGTGGCCTTGGAACCACCGGGACCCCTGTCCGCGTTAACGCCCGTCCTGAGATCACCCTCTTCCATCTGACATAG
- a CDS encoding alpha/beta hydrolase, with amino-acid sequence MARTRPIIRPTAFDWNPTLELRLAKIDEGMIFYAVTGEGPPLLLLHGFGGEVWMWERQVAALSKRYRLYIPDLLGYGYSDRPRVDYTPSLFIGMIRQFMDRLGVRRASLTGNSMGGGIAWAFALTHPDRVDKLVLIDSIPPQVVPAVRNRLFRWFLAIRHVPLLPYLAVALRTRGMVRVALMQVVYNDRLITETVVERQHRIGRMTGTARVMASTVRYADEVARYADALATLRKPTLIIWGDQDELFPVEVGKQLHASIRDSELVVIKDSGHMPMWETPDETNQAILEFLGRPP; translated from the coding sequence ATGGCCCGCACTCGGCCGATCATCCGTCCGACTGCCTTTGACTGGAATCCGACCCTTGAACTACGACTGGCGAAGATCGATGAGGGGATGATCTTTTATGCGGTAACCGGCGAGGGCCCGCCGCTTCTATTGCTTCACGGCTTTGGAGGAGAGGTCTGGATGTGGGAAAGGCAGGTGGCGGCGCTGTCAAAGAGGTATCGCCTGTACATCCCAGATCTCCTCGGATACGGCTATTCCGATCGGCCGAGGGTCGACTACACGCCGTCGCTTTTTATCGGTATGATTCGGCAGTTCATGGACCGACTCGGTGTGAGACGTGCCAGCCTGACCGGCAACTCAATGGGTGGGGGAATCGCCTGGGCGTTCGCCCTCACTCATCCCGATCGGGTTGACAAGCTTGTCCTGATTGATAGCATTCCCCCGCAGGTGGTTCCCGCGGTTCGCAATCGCCTCTTTCGCTGGTTCCTCGCGATCCGACACGTCCCCCTATTACCATACCTGGCCGTCGCATTACGGACTCGAGGCATGGTGCGGGTGGCGCTCATGCAGGTCGTCTATAACGATCGACTGATCACTGAGACCGTGGTCGAACGGCAGCATCGGATCGGTCGCATGACTGGGACCGCCAGGGTCATGGCCTCTACAGTGCGCTACGCTGATGAGGTTGCCCGGTATGCCGACGCGCTGGCGACCTTGCGCAAGCCGACGCTGATCATCTGGGGCGACCAGGACGAACTGTTTCCTGTGGAGGTTGGGAAGCAGCTCCACGCCTCAATTCGGGATTCCGAACTGGTCGTGATCAAAGACAGCGGTCATATGCCGATGTGGGAGACACCCGACGAGACCAACCAGGCGATCCTGGAGTTCCTCGGCCGTCCCCCGGA
- a CDS encoding sulfite exporter TauE/SafE family protein — translation MTDILLYSFLGLVAGIFSGLIGIGGGIIIVPALVFLFGLSQHQAQGTTLALLVPPIGLLAAWTYYKEGYVDLRIASLICVGFFLGGLLGAKLATSLSSPVLEKLFGIALLLVSLKMLLAR, via the coding sequence ATTCATTCTTAGGCTTGGTGGCAGGAATCTTTAGCGGACTGATCGGTATCGGCGGAGGAATCATCATTGTTCCTGCGCTGGTTTTTCTGTTCGGGCTATCACAGCATCAGGCTCAAGGGACAACGTTGGCACTCCTGGTGCCGCCCATCGGTCTATTAGCTGCCTGGACGTACTACAAAGAAGGGTATGTGGACCTTCGAATAGCAAGTTTGATATGCGTGGGTTTCTTCTTAGGGGGGCTGTTGGGCGCCAAGCTTGCGACGAGCTTATCTAGCCCGGTGTTGGAAAAACTGTTCGGGATAGCCTTATTGCTTGTTTCGCTCAAGATGCTGCTGGCGAGATAA